One window from the genome of Thermoflexus hugenholtzii JAD2 encodes:
- the tkt gene encoding transketolase, producing MIPAGPETSLRLNTEIDALCVHAIRALVMDAVEQARSGHPGMPMGMADAAYVLWRYVMRHNPRNPLWPNRDRLVLSAGHGSMLLYALLHLSGYDMPMEEIRRFRQWGSITPGHPEYDPHRGVETTTGPLGQGFANAVGMALAARMLAERFNRPGFPIVDHFVYVIASDGDLMEGISHEAASLAGHWGLGNLIVLYDDNEVSIDGPTDLAFTEDVAMRFRAYGWHVLDLDGHDREAVAQALAEARQVSDRPSLLICHTHLAYGSPNKQDRAEAHGAPLGAEEVRRTKERMGWPVEPPFYVPEAVYTHMRRLIEEGARWEAEWRARFEAYAAAYPDLAAEWARWWQGELPEGWEEAVPTFPPSADGMATRAASGKVLNALARVIPNLVGGSADLMESTQTYLHGFPAVARGRFEGRNIHFGVREHAMGGILNGMSLYGPFRVYGGTFLVFSDYMRPAIRLAAMMRRSVIYVFTHDSIAVGEDGPTHQPVEHLTALRAIPNLWVIRPADANEVAEAWKVALRRRDGPVALILTRQKVPVLDRSVLAPASELARGGYVLAEAGGGKPDLILIATGSEVALALAAREQLEAQGIPTRVVSMPCVELFEAQPEAYRQAVLPPGIPRLAIEAGIPWGWYRYAQAVVGLERFGASAPYPEVYQRLGFTVERVVEEALQLLGRGGAPGSG from the coding sequence ATGATCCCAGCGGGACCTGAAACCTCCCTTCGCCTGAACACAGAGATCGATGCGCTGTGCGTGCACGCCATCCGGGCCCTGGTGATGGATGCGGTGGAGCAGGCCCGCTCGGGCCACCCCGGCATGCCCATGGGGATGGCTGACGCTGCGTACGTGCTGTGGCGCTATGTTATGCGCCACAACCCCCGCAACCCCCTCTGGCCGAACCGGGACCGCTTGGTCCTCTCCGCCGGGCACGGCTCGATGCTGTTGTATGCCCTGCTCCACCTCTCCGGCTACGATATGCCGATGGAGGAGATCCGCCGCTTCCGCCAGTGGGGGAGCATCACCCCGGGCCATCCGGAATACGATCCCCACCGAGGCGTCGAGACCACCACCGGCCCCCTCGGCCAGGGGTTCGCCAACGCCGTGGGGATGGCCCTGGCCGCCCGCATGCTCGCCGAGCGCTTCAACCGACCCGGCTTCCCCATCGTGGACCACTTCGTTTACGTCATCGCCTCGGACGGCGATCTGATGGAGGGCATCTCCCACGAGGCCGCCTCCCTGGCCGGCCACTGGGGGCTCGGGAACCTCATCGTCCTCTACGACGACAACGAGGTCTCTATCGACGGTCCCACGGACCTGGCGTTCACCGAGGACGTGGCGATGCGCTTCCGGGCCTACGGATGGCACGTGCTGGACCTCGACGGCCACGACCGGGAGGCAGTGGCCCAGGCCCTGGCCGAGGCCCGACAGGTGAGCGATCGCCCCTCCCTGCTGATCTGCCACACCCACCTCGCTTACGGCAGCCCCAATAAACAGGACCGGGCGGAGGCGCACGGGGCGCCCCTGGGGGCCGAGGAGGTGCGACGGACCAAGGAGCGGATGGGCTGGCCCGTTGAACCTCCCTTCTACGTCCCGGAGGCGGTCTACACCCATATGCGCAGGCTGATCGAAGAAGGCGCCCGCTGGGAGGCGGAGTGGCGCGCCCGCTTCGAGGCGTATGCTGCGGCTTATCCGGACCTCGCCGCGGAGTGGGCGCGCTGGTGGCAAGGGGAGCTCCCCGAGGGCTGGGAGGAGGCGGTCCCCACCTTCCCACCTTCGGCGGACGGGATGGCCACGCGCGCCGCCTCCGGCAAAGTGCTCAACGCCCTGGCCCGGGTCATCCCGAACCTGGTGGGAGGCAGCGCGGACCTGATGGAATCCACCCAGACGTATCTTCACGGCTTCCCGGCGGTCGCCCGCGGCCGCTTCGAGGGGCGGAACATCCACTTCGGCGTGCGGGAGCACGCCATGGGGGGCATCCTCAACGGCATGAGCCTGTATGGCCCCTTCCGGGTCTACGGAGGCACCTTCCTGGTGTTCAGCGACTACATGCGGCCCGCCATCCGGTTGGCGGCGATGATGCGCCGGTCGGTGATCTACGTGTTCACCCACGACAGCATCGCCGTGGGCGAGGATGGACCTACCCACCAGCCGGTGGAGCACCTCACCGCCCTGCGGGCCATCCCGAACCTGTGGGTGATCCGGCCGGCGGACGCCAACGAGGTGGCCGAGGCCTGGAAAGTGGCCCTGCGGCGGCGCGACGGGCCGGTGGCCCTGATCCTCACCCGCCAGAAGGTGCCGGTGCTGGACCGGAGCGTCCTGGCCCCCGCCTCCGAGCTGGCCCGGGGAGGCTACGTCCTGGCCGAGGCCGGAGGCGGGAAGCCTGACCTGATCCTCATCGCCACCGGCTCGGAGGTCGCCCTGGCCCTGGCCGCCCGGGAGCAGCTGGAGGCCCAGGGGATCCCCACCCGGGTGGTGAGCATGCCGTGCGTGGAGCTCTTCGAGGCCCAGCCGGAGGCCTATCGGCAGGCCGTGCTGCCGCCGGGGATCCCCCGCCTGGCCATCGAGGCCGGGATCCCATGGGGATGGTATCGTTACGCCCAGGCCGTCGTCGGGCTGGAGCGTTTCGGCGCCTCCGCCCCTTATCCCGAGGTCTACCAGCGCCTGGGCTTCACCGTCGAGCGGGTGGTGGAGGAAGCCCTGCAGCTGCTCGGGCGTGGAGGGGCGCCCGGCTCCGGATAG